In Flavobacterium sp. CBA20B-1, one DNA window encodes the following:
- a CDS encoding cytochrome c oxidase subunit I has protein sequence MSAVVGHELTHDHSHDDHHHKETFVTKYIFSQDHKMIAKQFLVTGIVMGIIGIAMSLLFRIQIAWPEESFKVFSWLLGDDFAPGGVMRNDIYLALVTIHGTIMVFFVLTAGLSGTFSNLLIPLQIGARDMASGFMNMLSYWIFFIACIVMIASLFVESGPASAGWTIYPPLSAVPEAIPGSGTGMTLWLVSMALFIAQSLMGSLNYVVTVLNLRTKGMTMTRLPLTIWALWVTAIIGIVSFPVLLSAALLLIMDRSFGTSFFLSDIYLAGEVLHYQGGSPVLFEHLFWFLGHPEVYIVILPAMGITSEVISANARKPIFGYRAMITSILAIAFLSTIVWGHHMFVSGMNPFLGSVFTFTTLLIAIPSAVKAFNYITTLWKGNLQMNPSMLFCIGFVSTFITGGLTGIILGDSTLDINVHDTYFVIAHFHLVMGISALYGMFAGIYHWFPKMYGRMMNKNLGYIHFWVTVVCAYGVFFPMHFIGMAGLPRRYYTNSAFPMFDDMVDVNILITMFALVGAAFQLVFLFNFFYSIFYGKKAPRNPWRATTLEWTTPVEHMHGNWPGAIPEVHRWPYDYSKPGYEEDFVPQTVPLRDGEKDGGHH, from the coding sequence ATGTCAGCAGTAGTAGGACACGAATTAACACACGATCATTCACACGATGATCACCACCATAAAGAAACTTTCGTAACAAAGTATATCTTTAGTCAAGACCACAAAATGATTGCTAAGCAATTCTTGGTAACAGGTATTGTAATGGGAATCATTGGTATTGCCATGTCATTATTATTCCGTATTCAAATCGCTTGGCCAGAAGAATCATTCAAAGTATTCTCTTGGTTGTTAGGAGACGATTTTGCTCCGGGAGGTGTAATGCGAAACGATATTTATCTTGCATTAGTGACCATTCACGGAACCATCATGGTATTCTTTGTATTAACAGCAGGTTTATCAGGTACGTTCTCTAACTTATTAATACCCTTACAGATTGGTGCTCGCGATATGGCATCAGGTTTCATGAACATGTTGTCGTACTGGATCTTTTTCATTGCGTGTATCGTAATGATTGCTTCGTTGTTTGTAGAATCAGGACCGGCATCAGCAGGTTGGACAATCTATCCACCTTTATCAGCCGTTCCAGAAGCTATTCCAGGTTCAGGAACAGGTATGACACTTTGGTTGGTTTCAATGGCTTTGTTTATTGCACAATCATTAATGGGATCATTAAACTATGTGGTAACCGTTTTAAACTTGCGTACAAAAGGAATGACTATGACGCGTTTGCCATTAACAATCTGGGCTTTGTGGGTAACAGCTATTATTGGTATCGTATCATTCCCAGTGTTATTATCAGCAGCATTATTGTTGATTATGGATAGAAGCTTTGGTACATCATTCTTCCTGTCTGATATCTATTTAGCAGGTGAAGTATTGCACTATCAAGGTGGATCGCCCGTATTATTTGAACATTTATTCTGGTTCTTAGGACACCCTGAAGTATATATCGTAATTTTACCAGCAATGGGAATTACATCAGAAGTAATCTCTGCAAATGCTCGTAAGCCAATCTTTGGTTACCGCGCCATGATTACATCTATCCTTGCAATTGCATTTTTATCAACAATTGTTTGGGGTCACCACATGTTCGTTTCAGGTATGAATCCATTCTTAGGGTCGGTATTTACCTTTACCACCTTACTAATTGCAATTCCATCTGCAGTAAAAGCGTTTAACTATATCACTACACTTTGGAAAGGTAACCTGCAAATGAACCCTTCTATGTTGTTCTGTATTGGTTTTGTTTCAACATTCATCACCGGAGGTTTAACGGGTATTATCTTAGGAGATTCAACCTTGGATATCAACGTACACGATACCTATTTCGTAATTGCGCACTTCCACTTAGTAATGGGTATTTCAGCTCTTTACGGAATGTTTGCAGGTATTTACCATTGGTTCCCTAAAATGTACGGACGTATGATGAATAAAAACTTAGGTTATATTCATTTTTGGGTAACAGTAGTTTGTGCTTATGGAGTTTTCTTCCCAATGCACTTCATAGGTATGGCTGGTTTACCACGCCGTTACTATACCAACTCTGCGTTCCCAATGTTCGACGATATGGTAGATGTAAACATTTTAATTACCATGTTTGCATTAGTAGGTGCAGCCTTCCAATTGGTATTCTTGTTCAACTTCTTCTATAGTATTTTCTATGGTAAAAAAGCGCCAAGAAACCCATGGAGAGCTACAACTTTAGAGTGGACTACACCAGTTGAGCACATGCACGGAAACTGGCCTGGAGCAATTCCAGAAGTACACCGTTGGCCTTATGATTATTCAAAACCAGGCTATGAAGAAGACTTTGTTCCACAAACAGTGCCGTTAAGAGATGGCGAAAAAGATGGAGGACATCATTAA
- a CDS encoding DUF3341 domain-containing protein, translated as MSTKVLHVLYNDDDVLMDAVKTTRAAHHHIEEVYTPFPVHGLDKAMGLKPTRLAICAFIYGLCGLSFATYMMNYIMIQDWPQDIGGKPSFSYIQNMPSFVPIMFELTVFFAAHLMVITFFLRSRLWPFKKAENPDVRTTDDHFLMEVALHGSEEEAVEFFKNTGAVEVKVIDKH; from the coding sequence ATGAGTACAAAAGTTTTACACGTATTATACAATGATGATGATGTTTTAATGGATGCAGTTAAAACAACCAGAGCTGCACATCATCATATCGAAGAGGTTTACACACCTTTTCCTGTACACGGTTTAGATAAAGCCATGGGATTAAAACCTACCCGCTTAGCTATCTGTGCATTTATCTATGGTTTATGTGGTTTATCTTTCGCAACTTACATGATGAATTACATCATGATACAAGATTGGCCGCAAGATATTGGTGGAAAACCTAGTTTTAGTTATATTCAAAATATGCCTTCATTTGTGCCTATTATGTTTGAATTAACAGTTTTCTTCGCAGCCCATTTAATGGTAATTACCTTCTTCCTTAGAAGTAGATTATGGCCATTTAAGAAAGCTGAAAACCCAGACGTAAGAACAACAGACGACCATTTCTTAATGGAAGTTGCTCTACACGGTAGCGAAGAAGAAGCTGTTGAATTCTTTAAAAATACTGGTGCAGTAGAAGTTAAAGTAATCGATAAACATTAG
- the nrfD gene encoding NrfD/PsrC family molybdoenzyme membrane anchor subunit has translation MSSHYEAPIRKPLVIGDKTYHDVTVDVARPVEGRANKQWWTVFTIALIAFLWGAGCMVYTISTGIGTWGLNKTVGWAWDITNFVWWVGIGHAGTLISAVLLLFRQKWRMAINRSAEAMTIFSVVQAGLFPIIHMGRPWLAYWVLPMPNQFGSLWVNFNSPLLWDVFAISTYLSVSLVFWWTGLLPDFAMLRDRAVTPFAKRIYSTLSFGWSGRAKDWQRFEEVSLVLAGLATPLVLSVHTIVSFDFATSVIPGWHTTILPPYFVAGAIFSGFAMVNTLLIIMRKVVSLEEYITIQHIELMNIIVMITGSVVGIAYITELWVAWYSGVEYEQYAFLNRATGPYWWSYWLMMTCNVISPQVMWFKKIRTSIMGSFIISIVVNIGMWFERFVIIVTSLHRDYLPSSWTMFQPTFVDAGIYIGTIGFFFVLFLLYSRSFPVIAQAEVKTILKSSGDNHKRDRENGHHSHNH, from the coding sequence ATGTCGTCACATTACGAAGCACCCATTAGAAAACCTTTAGTTATTGGTGATAAAACTTATCACGATGTAACGGTAGATGTTGCTAGACCTGTTGAGGGGCGTGCCAATAAACAATGGTGGACTGTTTTCACAATTGCTTTAATAGCATTCCTTTGGGGAGCTGGTTGTATGGTTTATACAATTAGTACAGGTATTGGTACATGGGGATTAAATAAAACCGTAGGATGGGCTTGGGATATCACCAACTTTGTATGGTGGGTAGGTATTGGTCACGCCGGTACGTTGATCTCGGCTGTATTATTATTATTCCGTCAAAAATGGAGAATGGCGATTAACCGTTCTGCAGAAGCAATGACGATTTTCTCGGTTGTTCAAGCAGGTTTATTCCCAATTATCCACATGGGGCGTCCATGGTTAGCATACTGGGTATTGCCAATGCCCAACCAATTTGGTTCGTTATGGGTAAACTTTAACTCGCCGCTATTATGGGACGTATTTGCGATTTCTACCTATTTATCTGTATCATTGGTTTTCTGGTGGACAGGTTTATTACCAGACTTCGCTATGTTACGTGATAGAGCCGTAACACCATTTGCAAAAAGAATTTATTCTACTTTATCATTCGGATGGTCGGGTCGTGCAAAAGACTGGCAACGTTTTGAAGAAGTTTCATTAGTATTAGCAGGTTTAGCAACACCATTGGTACTTTCGGTACACACCATTGTATCTTTTGACTTTGCTACGTCGGTTATCCCAGGTTGGCACACCACCATTTTACCACCGTATTTCGTGGCGGGTGCAATCTTCTCTGGATTTGCCATGGTAAATACCTTGTTAATCATTATGCGAAAAGTGGTGAGCCTAGAAGAATATATTACCATTCAACATATCGAATTAATGAACATTATTGTAATGATTACAGGTTCGGTTGTTGGTATTGCATATATCACAGAGTTGTGGGTAGCTTGGTATTCAGGAGTTGAATATGAACAATATGCGTTCTTAAACCGTGCAACCGGTCCTTACTGGTGGTCGTATTGGTTAATGATGACGTGCAACGTAATTTCACCGCAAGTAATGTGGTTCAAGAAAATTCGTACATCAATCATGGGGTCGTTCATTATATCGATTGTAGTAAATATTGGTATGTGGTTTGAGCGTTTTGTGATCATCGTAACATCGTTACACCGTGATTACCTTCCATCTTCTTGGACAATGTTCCAACCAACATTTGTAGATGCAGGTATTTATATCGGAACCATAGGATTCTTCTTTGTATTATTCTTATTATATTCTAGAAGTTTCCCTGTAATTGCACAGGCAGAGGTTAAAACCATTTTAAAATCGTCTGGAGACAATCACAAAAGAGATAGAGAGAACGGACACCATTCACATAATCATTAA
- a CDS encoding c-type cytochrome — translation MKNLYKIVALAAVSTLATSCFNKEKPNYQLFPNMYESVAYETYSESNAFKNGKEGQVPAEGSIPRGFSPEEYANTPEGLALAKANLKSPLDSISEGDMQKAKQLYTIYCAICHGDAGDGKGNLVKREKFLGVPSYAERELTEGGIYHVVTYGLNSMGSHKNQLTQHERWLVSAYVLKLKSEL, via the coding sequence ATGAAGAATTTATATAAAATAGTTGCGTTGGCAGCAGTTTCAACATTAGCTACATCTTGTTTTAATAAGGAAAAACCAAATTATCAGTTATTTCCTAATATGTACGAGTCTGTAGCATACGAAACGTATTCTGAATCAAACGCATTTAAAAACGGAAAAGAAGGGCAAGTACCAGCAGAAGGATCAATTCCTCGTGGATTTTCACCTGAAGAGTATGCAAATACACCCGAAGGTTTAGCTTTGGCAAAAGCCAACTTAAAATCGCCTTTAGACTCAATCAGCGAAGGCGATATGCAAAAAGCAAAACAATTATACACAATTTATTGTGCAATATGTCACGGTGATGCAGGAGACGGAAAAGGTAATTTAGTTAAAAGAGAAAAATTCCTGGGAGTACCAAGTTATGCTGAGCGTGAGTTAACAGAAGGTGGTATTTACCACGTAGTAACTTACGGATTAAACTCAATGGGATCACATAAAAATCAATTAACACAACACGAAAGATGGTTGGTTAGTGCTTATGTGTTAAAATTGAAATCGGAATTATAA
- a CDS encoding cytochrome c oxidase subunit II — MTSLLILVIVALLGIAVWQLTKIFDLTQSKQFVGEEYKSQVATDKDNNINGYLMFGFLAFIYIFTIYSCVKWGYMPLLANSASEHGKDVDQLMWISLAVIFFVQIVTQFLLHYFAFKYRGNKDRKATFFADNDKLEFIWTIIPVIVLAGLILYGLYAWNNIMHYDEEEEVLYVEVYAKQFGWDIRYSGDDNVLGKANVRFIEGINAVGVDMADPNAQDDILAKELHLPVGKKVVLKMRSQDVLHSAYFPHFRAQMNCVPGMVTQFAMTPTVTTADMRDREEIVDRVNKINEARNKHSKKLVEKGEPGLEPYVFDYILLCNKICGRSHYNMQAKVVVESENDFRKWLSQQPTLGKQVAEEKAAAAAPKVEAQPAPTTEQAEEPQIVVDTTAVVAQVIK; from the coding sequence ATGACGAGTTTATTAATATTAGTTATTGTAGCTTTATTAGGAATTGCAGTTTGGCAATTAACTAAGATTTTCGACTTAACCCAAAGCAAACAATTTGTTGGCGAAGAATACAAGTCGCAAGTTGCTACAGACAAAGACAACAATATCAACGGATATTTAATGTTTGGTTTTTTGGCATTCATTTACATCTTCACAATTTATAGCTGTGTAAAATGGGGATACATGCCATTATTAGCCAATTCTGCTTCAGAACACGGAAAAGACGTAGATCAACTAATGTGGATTTCATTAGCAGTAATCTTCTTTGTTCAAATAGTAACGCAGTTTTTATTGCACTATTTCGCATTCAAATACCGTGGAAACAAAGATAGAAAAGCAACCTTTTTTGCAGATAACGACAAATTAGAATTCATCTGGACAATTATTCCAGTAATCGTTTTAGCCGGATTGATTCTATACGGATTATATGCTTGGAACAACATCATGCACTACGATGAAGAAGAAGAAGTGTTGTATGTAGAAGTATATGCAAAACAATTCGGTTGGGATATTCGTTATTCTGGTGATGACAATGTGTTAGGAAAAGCAAACGTTCGATTTATTGAAGGTATCAACGCAGTGGGTGTTGATATGGCAGATCCAAACGCACAAGACGATATATTGGCAAAAGAATTGCACTTGCCAGTGGGTAAAAAAGTAGTTTTGAAAATGCGATCACAAGACGTGTTGCACTCTGCATACTTTCCACATTTCCGTGCACAGATGAACTGTGTTCCAGGAATGGTTACCCAATTTGCAATGACACCAACGGTTACAACAGCAGACATGAGAGATCGTGAAGAAATTGTAGATCGTGTTAATAAAATCAATGAAGCACGCAACAAACACAGCAAAAAGCTTGTTGAAAAAGGCGAGCCAGGTTTAGAGCCTTATGTGTTTGATTATATCTTGTTGTGTAACAAAATATGTGGACGTTCACACTACAACATGCAAGCAAAAGTTGTGGTAGAATCTGAAAATGATTTTAGAAAATGGTTAAGCCAACAACCTACATTAGGAAAACAAGTTGCTGAAGAAAAAGCTGCAGCAGCTGCACCAAAAGTGGAAGCACAACCAGCACCAACAACTGAGCAAGCCGAAGAACCGCAAATTGTAGTAGATACTACTGCAGTAGTTGCTCAAGTAATTAAATAA
- a CDS encoding quinol:cytochrome C oxidoreductase → MYTFSGKLKTFSIILMALGIVGIVYGFLTTPKTIGEVEKILSEQHHGGHGSHDAHVAPAHDTHTAHATTASHDAHETTATAATTDSTTHATDSTATETAHAEVAPTHDAHAAKADAHDAHAEHTKHLEHVLHQLQNKPWAAVYVGCIFFMLIALGIFTFNQIQYAASAGWSPVLFRVMEGLSAYLLPGSVLFFLLLLASATHMNHLFIWMDEATVAADPIIQGKTGFLNIPFFLIRAVIFLAGWNIFRMLSRRNSLALDESGDLTYYKKNFKLAAGYLVFFIITESIMSWDWIMSIDTHWYSTLFGWYVFASFFVTGITIIALSTLYLKNKGLLEYVNTSHIHDLAKFMFGLSIFWTYLWFSQFMLMWYANIPEEVTYFIFRIEEYNLPFFAMLALNFLLPILLLINTDFKRLSWIIVMAGICIIVGHYLDFFNMIMPGTVGASWFIGAAEIGSVLFFGGLFIFVGFSAIAKAPLLVKNNPMVEESKHFHY, encoded by the coding sequence ATGTACACATTTTCAGGCAAATTAAAAACCTTTTCTATCATTCTAATGGCTTTGGGTATTGTTGGAATCGTTTACGGATTTCTTACAACGCCAAAAACAATCGGGGAGGTTGAGAAAATTTTAAGCGAGCAACATCACGGAGGTCATGGTTCGCACGATGCACATGTAGCACCGGCACATGACACACACACAGCACATGCAACAACTGCAAGCCATGATGCGCATGAAACAACCGCAACTGCTGCAACAACCGATAGCACCACACACGCTACCGATTCTACTGCAACAGAAACGGCACACGCTGAAGTAGCACCAACACACGATGCACACGCAGCAAAAGCAGATGCACATGACGCACACGCAGAACACACAAAACATTTAGAACACGTATTGCACCAATTACAAAACAAGCCTTGGGCTGCGGTTTATGTAGGATGTATCTTCTTTATGTTAATAGCATTGGGTATTTTTACCTTTAACCAAATTCAATATGCAGCCTCTGCAGGTTGGTCACCAGTATTGTTCCGTGTAATGGAAGGTTTATCGGCTTATTTATTACCAGGTTCTGTATTGTTTTTCTTATTGCTATTGGCAAGTGCTACTCACATGAACCACCTATTTATATGGATGGATGAGGCTACAGTAGCAGCTGATCCAATCATACAAGGAAAAACAGGTTTCTTGAATATACCATTCTTTTTAATCCGCGCCGTTATTTTCTTAGCTGGTTGGAATATCTTCAGAATGTTATCACGCAGAAATTCATTAGCATTAGACGAATCAGGTGATTTAACTTATTATAAAAAGAACTTTAAATTGGCAGCCGGATACTTAGTATTCTTCATCATCACAGAATCAATCATGTCTTGGGACTGGATCATGTCAATTGATACGCACTGGTACTCTACATTGTTTGGATGGTATGTATTTGCATCGTTCTTCGTAACAGGTATCACCATCATTGCATTGTCAACATTATACCTAAAAAATAAAGGATTATTAGAATACGTAAACACATCACATATTCACGATTTGGCTAAGTTCATGTTCGGTTTATCAATCTTCTGGACATACTTATGGTTCTCTCAGTTTATGTTAATGTGGTATGCAAACATTCCAGAAGAGGTAACGTATTTCATCTTCAGAATTGAAGAATACAACTTGCCGTTCTTTGCAATGCTCGCATTAAACTTCTTATTGCCGATATTGTTGTTGATCAACACAGATTTCAAACGATTATCTTGGATTATCGTAATGGCAGGAATTTGTATCATTGTAGGTCACTATTTAGACTTCTTTAATATGATTATGCCAGGAACAGTAGGTGCATCATGGTTTATTGGTGCTGCCGAAATTGGATCTGTTTTATTCTTTGGTGGATTGTTTATCTTTGTTGGATTCTCAGCAATTGCAAAAGCACCATTATTAGTGAAGAATAATCCAATGGTAGAAGAAAGTAAACATTTTCATTATTAA